The Microbacterium sp. KUDC0406 genome includes a window with the following:
- a CDS encoding ABC transporter ATP-binding protein codes for MIGTVLALLPAGSRPRVVAHLALTFVSVVLRAASAVLLVPLVAALFSDDPSAAWPWTWTLVLVVAAGWLVDWLVARIAFDLGFGLLRTGQRGVAERIDRIRLTWFDADRTADARQAVAAIGPELVGLIVYLATPVLTGLLLPVMIALALIPISPLLGLAALAGVPVLLGAYALSSRIGRAADREASDANSLLTERVLEFARTQQALRSARRVEPERSHVGAALEAQHGATLRLLSMQVPGQIIFSLASQVALVLLAGTTVWLAVRGEVSAPEAIALIVVIARYLEPFTALAGLAAGMESTLTTLRRVRTVLDAPTVPSGAAVRSASGAPRVALRGVRFGYDGPGGRNVLRNLDLVFEPGTTTAIVGPSGSGKSTILALLAGLHHPTEGTVEIDGADAAMLDPEARRRLSTFVFQQPYLFDTTLRDNLLVGDPEATDDAVTAAAALARADRIVERLPDGWSSRAGRAGQRCPAASGSACPSRGRC; via the coding sequence GTGATCGGAACTGTTCTCGCGCTGCTGCCGGCAGGCAGCCGTCCGCGTGTCGTCGCCCACCTCGCGCTGACGTTCGTGAGCGTCGTGCTCCGCGCCGCGAGCGCCGTGCTGCTCGTGCCCCTCGTCGCGGCACTGTTCAGCGACGATCCGTCCGCGGCATGGCCCTGGACATGGACGCTGGTCCTCGTGGTCGCCGCCGGCTGGCTGGTCGACTGGCTGGTCGCCCGCATCGCGTTCGACCTGGGCTTCGGGCTGCTGCGCACCGGGCAGCGCGGGGTCGCCGAGCGCATCGACCGCATTCGTCTCACCTGGTTCGACGCGGACCGCACTGCGGACGCACGTCAGGCAGTGGCCGCGATCGGGCCCGAACTGGTCGGCCTCATCGTCTACCTGGCCACCCCGGTGCTGACCGGCCTCCTGCTGCCGGTGATGATCGCGCTCGCGCTGATCCCGATCTCGCCGCTGCTCGGACTGGCCGCGCTCGCGGGCGTGCCCGTGCTGCTCGGCGCGTACGCCCTCTCGAGCAGGATCGGCCGCGCGGCCGATCGGGAGGCGAGTGATGCGAACAGCCTGCTCACCGAGCGTGTGCTGGAGTTCGCCCGCACGCAGCAGGCGCTGCGCTCCGCCCGCCGGGTCGAGCCGGAGCGCAGTCACGTCGGCGCAGCACTGGAGGCCCAGCACGGCGCGACGCTGCGGCTGCTGAGCATGCAGGTGCCCGGCCAGATCATCTTCAGCCTGGCCAGTCAGGTCGCGCTGGTGCTGCTGGCGGGCACGACCGTGTGGCTGGCGGTGCGCGGCGAGGTCTCGGCTCCCGAGGCGATCGCGCTCATCGTCGTGATCGCGCGCTACCTGGAGCCGTTCACCGCCCTGGCCGGTCTCGCCGCGGGAATGGAGAGCACACTGACCACGCTGCGGCGGGTGCGCACCGTGCTCGATGCGCCGACCGTGCCCTCCGGTGCGGCCGTGCGGTCGGCCTCGGGAGCCCCGCGCGTCGCGCTGCGCGGCGTGCGGTTCGGCTACGACGGCCCGGGCGGCAGGAACGTGCTGCGGAACCTCGACCTCGTGTTCGAGCCGGGCACGACCACCGCGATCGTGGGGCCGTCGGGATCCGGGAAGAGCACGATCCTCGCCCTGCTCGCGGGCCTGCATCACCCGACGGAGGGAACCGTCGAGATCGACGGGGCGGATGCCGCGATGCTCGACCCCGAGGCCCGGCGTCGCCTGTCGACCTTCGTGTTCCAGCAGCCGTATCTGTTCGACACCACGCTGCGGGACAATCTGCTGGTCGGCGATCCCGAGGCGACCGACGATGCCGTCACGGCGGCGGCCGCGCTCGCCAGGGCCGACCGGATCGTCGAGAGGCTCCCCGACGGATGGTCCAGCAGAGCGGGGAGGGCGGGGCAGCGCTGTCCGGCGGCGAGCGGCAGCGCGTGTCCATCGCGAGGGCGCTGCTGA
- a CDS encoding ABC transporter ATP-binding protein, whose amino-acid sequence MPPEEHAAPEASGATASASDDPGPRVAATAAASDTASSRGAWKAAAGSRLLARLKPTFIVAGILQGIVTLIELAPYFLLVELARRLVSGSATGQQLWPLGVWAIVLVGVGALLGALLLLWLHAVDARFERDLRRRLLTKMASLPLGWFGARGSAQVKQVVQDDTLALHYLVTHAVGDAVAAVVAPVAVLVYLFAVDWRMALLMLLPVLVYAVTMYLMILRSYDATPKALKWAERMQTEAGAYLEGQPVVRVFGGAAASTFRSRLDEYVRFLDGWQRPFTGLKTFMDLATRPATFLVLICVFGTLWITGGSMEPVDLLAFLLLGTTFGSRLLGIGYGLSGLRDGLLAARRVQVVLEEDELEPSAPQPEPRRETEGDGHVRFEHVEFAYRPGSPVFTDLSLALAPGTVTALVGPSGSGKSTLAALLARFHDVQRGTIRIGGDDIRDLTADELYARVGFVFQETQLVRGTVRENIALAVPGADDARIEQAARAAQIHDRIVRMPDGYDTVLGPDAALSGGERQRLTIARAILADTPVLVLDEATAFADPESEFLVQRALSRLTEGRTVLVIAHRLHTVTGVDRIVVLDHGEVVESGAHDELLSRDGRYRQLWEAGGHPSGESAIETEDAR is encoded by the coding sequence ATGCCGCCGGAGGAGCATGCCGCACCGGAAGCATCCGGCGCGACAGCATCCGCCTCGGACGATCCGGGCCCGCGGGTCGCCGCGACTGCAGCCGCGTCGGACACCGCGTCCTCACGCGGCGCATGGAAGGCAGCCGCGGGATCTCGCCTGCTCGCCCGGCTGAAGCCGACGTTCATCGTCGCGGGCATCCTGCAGGGCATCGTCACGCTGATCGAGCTCGCGCCGTACTTCCTGCTTGTCGAGCTGGCGCGGCGACTGGTCTCGGGCAGCGCGACCGGGCAGCAGCTGTGGCCGCTCGGTGTCTGGGCGATCGTCCTCGTGGGAGTCGGGGCGCTGCTCGGCGCGCTGCTGCTGCTCTGGCTGCATGCCGTGGACGCCCGCTTCGAACGCGATCTGCGCCGACGGCTCCTGACGAAGATGGCGAGCCTGCCGCTCGGGTGGTTCGGCGCCCGCGGATCCGCGCAGGTCAAGCAGGTGGTGCAGGACGACACCCTGGCCCTGCACTACCTGGTCACGCACGCCGTCGGCGATGCGGTGGCCGCGGTGGTCGCACCGGTCGCCGTGCTCGTCTACCTGTTCGCGGTCGACTGGCGGATGGCGCTGCTCATGCTGCTGCCGGTGCTCGTCTACGCGGTCACCATGTACCTGATGATCCTGCGGTCGTACGATGCGACACCGAAGGCGCTGAAATGGGCCGAGCGGATGCAGACCGAGGCGGGCGCCTACCTCGAGGGCCAGCCGGTCGTGCGCGTGTTCGGCGGTGCCGCCGCGTCCACGTTCCGCAGCCGCCTTGATGAGTACGTGCGGTTCCTGGACGGTTGGCAGCGGCCGTTCACGGGATTGAAGACGTTCATGGACCTGGCGACCAGGCCCGCCACGTTCCTCGTGCTCATCTGCGTCTTCGGCACCCTGTGGATCACCGGCGGATCGATGGAGCCGGTCGATCTGCTGGCGTTCCTGCTGCTCGGAACGACATTCGGCTCCCGGCTGCTGGGCATCGGGTACGGCCTCTCCGGTCTGCGCGACGGCCTGCTCGCCGCCCGGCGGGTGCAGGTCGTCCTCGAGGAGGATGAGCTCGAACCGTCTGCGCCGCAGCCGGAACCGCGGCGCGAGACGGAGGGCGACGGGCACGTGCGGTTCGAGCACGTCGAGTTCGCCTACCGCCCCGGCTCCCCGGTCTTCACCGATCTGTCGCTCGCACTCGCGCCCGGCACGGTGACCGCTCTGGTCGGGCCATCCGGTTCCGGCAAGTCGACCCTCGCGGCGCTGCTCGCGAGGTTCCACGACGTGCAGCGCGGCACGATCCGCATCGGCGGCGACGACATCCGCGACCTGACAGCCGATGAACTGTACGCCAGGGTCGGTTTCGTGTTCCAGGAGACCCAGCTCGTGCGGGGCACCGTTCGGGAGAACATCGCACTGGCCGTTCCGGGCGCCGATGACGCCCGGATCGAGCAGGCGGCGCGTGCCGCGCAGATCCACGACCGCATCGTTCGCATGCCGGACGGGTACGACACGGTGCTCGGGCCGGATGCCGCGCTGTCGGGCGGAGAACGGCAGCGCCTCACGATCGCCCGTGCGATCCTCGCCGACACACCCGTGCTCGTCCTCGACGAGGCGACGGCCTTCGCCGATCCCGAATCCGAGTTCCTCGTGCAGCGCGCGTTGAGCCGGCTGACCGAGGGGCGAACCGTGCTCGTCATCGCGCATCGGCTGCACACCGTCACGGGGGTGGACCGGATCGTGGTCCTCGATCACGGCGAGGTCGTCGAGTCCGGCGCGCACGACGAGCTCCTCTCCCGCGACGGCCGCTATCGGCAGCTCTGGGAGGCGGGCGGTCATCCGTCCGGCGAAAGCGCGATCGAGACGGAGGATGCTCGGTGA
- a CDS encoding nitroreductase family deazaflavin-dependent oxidoreductase: MTERTGLVDRLVARLLATPWLVRAPIGLYRAGFGWIFGDRLVMIEHLGRKSHERRFVVVEVAERERNVIRVASGFGRKAQWYRNLEANGVAYLSTGHARRARAAVRMLDAEESAARLKVYASEHPEAWKHLSAAMDFAAGGGAEIPIVEFTPPRTLR; encoded by the coding sequence ATGACTGAGCGCACCGGACTCGTCGACCGGCTCGTCGCCCGTCTGCTGGCCACGCCGTGGCTGGTCCGCGCGCCGATCGGACTCTACCGCGCGGGCTTCGGCTGGATCTTCGGCGACCGCCTCGTGATGATCGAGCATCTCGGACGGAAGTCGCACGAGCGACGGTTCGTCGTCGTCGAGGTGGCGGAGCGCGAGCGCAACGTGATCCGCGTGGCATCCGGGTTCGGCAGGAAGGCGCAGTGGTACCGCAATCTGGAGGCGAACGGCGTTGCGTACCTCAGCACCGGACACGCGCGCCGGGCGCGCGCGGCCGTCCGGATGCTGGATGCCGAGGAGTCCGCCGCGCGGCTGAAGGTCTACGCGTCCGAGCATCCGGAGGCGTGGAAGCATCTCAGCGCGGCGATGGACTTCGCCGCCGGGGGAGGCGCCGAGATCCCGATCGTCGAGTTCACCCCGCCGCGCACTCTGAGATGA
- the ligD gene encoding non-homologous end-joining DNA ligase: MASERVTLTVTDTDSGEDVEREIGLSSPNRVVWPADGGGITKAEYAEYAQTVSTPFLAANGHRPVSLERFRDGIGGEGFFSKNPPKGTPDFVDSVMCTYNSGRKHPQIVLNRTSAIVWAVQMNTIVFHPWASLAADTDNPVELRIDLDPQPGTGMAQAIPAARELRSVLREAGLEPFIKTSGNRGLHVFCPIVPVWEFLTVRHAVIAAGRELERRMPDAVTTNWWKEERGERIFVDFNQANRDRTMAGAYSPRALPGAPVSTPVHWDELDDLDPKRFTVRSIPARLAEIGDPWAGMQDAPGRIDELLEWWERDVENGLGELPFPPEFPKMPGEPPRVQPSKKVAANWENDD, translated from the coding sequence ATGGCCTCTGAGCGCGTGACGCTGACCGTGACCGACACCGACTCCGGCGAGGACGTCGAACGCGAGATCGGGCTGTCCAGCCCGAATCGCGTCGTCTGGCCGGCCGACGGCGGCGGCATCACGAAGGCGGAGTACGCCGAATACGCGCAGACCGTGTCGACGCCGTTCCTGGCGGCGAACGGTCACCGTCCGGTGTCGCTGGAGCGGTTCCGCGACGGCATCGGCGGGGAGGGCTTCTTCTCGAAGAACCCGCCGAAGGGCACCCCCGACTTCGTGGACTCCGTGATGTGCACGTACAACAGCGGCCGCAAGCATCCGCAGATCGTGCTGAACCGCACCAGTGCGATCGTCTGGGCCGTGCAGATGAACACGATCGTGTTCCACCCGTGGGCCTCGCTCGCCGCCGACACCGACAACCCCGTCGAGCTGCGCATCGACCTGGATCCGCAGCCGGGCACCGGCATGGCGCAGGCGATCCCGGCCGCTCGGGAGCTGCGCTCGGTGCTGCGGGAGGCCGGGCTCGAGCCGTTCATCAAGACCAGCGGCAACCGCGGTCTGCACGTGTTCTGCCCGATCGTTCCGGTCTGGGAGTTCCTCACGGTGCGGCACGCGGTGATCGCCGCCGGACGCGAACTCGAACGGCGGATGCCGGACGCGGTGACCACGAACTGGTGGAAGGAGGAGCGTGGCGAGCGCATCTTCGTAGACTTCAACCAGGCCAACCGCGACCGCACCATGGCCGGCGCGTACAGTCCGCGCGCCCTTCCGGGAGCGCCGGTGTCGACCCCGGTGCACTGGGACGAGCTGGACGACCTCGATCCGAAACGCTTCACCGTGCGCAGCATCCCCGCCCGGCTGGCGGAGATCGGCGACCCGTGGGCCGGGATGCAGGACGCACCCGGCAGGATCGACGAACTGCTCGAGTGGTGGGAGCGCGACGTGGAGAACGGGCTCGGCGAGCTGCCGTTCCCGCCGGAGTTCCCCAAGATGCCCGGAGAGCCGCCACGGGTTCAGCCGAGCAAGAAGGTGGCGGCGAACTGGGAGAACGATGACTGA
- a CDS encoding biliverdin-producing heme oxygenase translates to MIIDDTVIGAVTAHMNGDHTDDNLLIARAFGHPGATAVVMSSLDARGGTWRVTDDSGVHDLTLLWPGGEVTERPQIRRAVVMLYRQACEQLGVPARQEHAPAGNGPHGAHGAHATDDESFARRLREATWGDHGDSEGASFMADIMRGKGTILDYTALVIQHYFMYEALEAASAQLLEDPVLAELHPEALRRMAALEQDLVHLSGPAWRDTAGATPATAAYAARINEIARERWVAGIIAHHYTRYLGDLSGGQVIARRVAKQFGFDADGVAFYDFSGLGGIDAFKNRYREVLDAFGAMLTADEQQRMLDEVRAAYHHNTAVFVDLDRERAAV, encoded by the coding sequence ATGATCATCGACGACACTGTGATCGGCGCGGTCACCGCGCACATGAACGGCGACCACACCGACGACAATCTGCTCATCGCACGCGCCTTCGGCCACCCGGGCGCGACCGCCGTCGTGATGAGCTCGCTCGACGCGCGCGGAGGAACCTGGCGGGTCACGGATGACTCGGGCGTCCACGATCTGACACTGCTCTGGCCGGGAGGCGAGGTCACCGAGCGCCCGCAGATCCGCCGGGCCGTCGTGATGCTCTACCGCCAGGCCTGTGAGCAGCTCGGCGTGCCGGCGCGTCAGGAGCATGCACCGGCGGGCAACGGCCCTCACGGTGCTCACGGTGCGCACGCGACCGACGACGAGAGCTTCGCACGGCGACTCCGCGAGGCGACCTGGGGCGACCATGGCGACAGCGAGGGCGCGTCGTTCATGGCCGACATCATGCGGGGCAAGGGCACCATCCTCGACTACACCGCCCTCGTCATCCAGCACTACTTCATGTACGAGGCGCTCGAAGCGGCATCGGCGCAGCTGCTCGAGGATCCGGTCCTGGCAGAGCTGCATCCGGAGGCCCTCCGGCGCATGGCGGCTCTCGAACAGGATCTGGTGCACCTGAGCGGCCCGGCCTGGCGGGACACCGCCGGCGCGACCCCGGCGACGGCCGCGTACGCGGCCCGCATCAACGAGATCGCCCGAGAGCGCTGGGTCGCCGGCATCATCGCGCACCACTACACGCGCTATCTCGGCGACCTCTCCGGTGGACAGGTGATCGCCAGGCGGGTTGCGAAGCAGTTCGGATTCGACGCGGACGGGGTGGCGTTCTACGACTTCTCCGGCCTCGGCGGGATCGACGCGTTCAAGAACCGCTACCGAGAGGTGCTCGACGCGTTCGGCGCGATGCTGACGGCCGACGAGCAGCAGCGGATGCTGGACGAGGTGCGCGCCGCATACCACCACAACACCGCGGTCTTCGTCGACCTCGACCGGGAGCGCGCGGCCGTCTGA
- a CDS encoding SseB family protein, which translates to MALFSRRKKTADPSTVEEDAAVADAPVEDAPAEEQAEDAVPSVGISVQAFRGVGADAGPEVAAPVDEPAAPDQEEPVVAPPRPRREPTINVVEDEKPRLPLASALPPEDTHTIEGLKDNVLLREALAEIVEGASNEELLGVMRQSMQGHLYLRVHGDAGEQIGAGQALSVAVIREDEKSFLLAFSSGAALRAAVDAEEDPAATSAMAQPVGLIYQQVIDGGFTGIIIDNASAPHRVVFPTELLQQALDQGDSEMTIKGLVSAPRQSDTAARIGEVLAKKKVWVAVSDGSTGAPVGIAEAHTADGKRFLQVFSHPLEVVALGRDDRPMPFEPEQLAKVLSSHSELAGVIVDSAGPSIAVERDALAPVMVLAVDLED; encoded by the coding sequence ATGGCCCTGTTCTCCCGCCGCAAGAAGACCGCAGATCCCTCCACCGTCGAAGAGGATGCCGCAGTCGCCGACGCTCCCGTCGAGGACGCCCCAGCCGAGGAACAGGCGGAGGACGCCGTTCCCAGCGTCGGCATCTCGGTGCAGGCGTTCCGAGGCGTCGGCGCGGATGCCGGTCCCGAGGTCGCGGCTCCGGTCGACGAGCCCGCAGCCCCGGATCAGGAGGAGCCCGTCGTCGCGCCCCCGCGGCCGCGACGCGAGCCCACGATCAACGTCGTCGAGGACGAGAAGCCGCGCCTGCCGCTCGCCTCGGCTCTGCCGCCCGAGGACACGCACACGATCGAGGGGCTGAAGGACAACGTGCTGCTGCGCGAGGCCCTCGCCGAGATCGTCGAGGGCGCGAGCAACGAGGAGCTGCTCGGGGTCATGCGTCAGTCGATGCAGGGACACCTGTACCTGCGGGTGCACGGCGACGCGGGCGAGCAGATCGGCGCCGGGCAGGCGCTGTCGGTCGCCGTCATCCGCGAGGACGAGAAGTCTTTCCTGCTCGCCTTCAGTTCGGGGGCGGCGCTGCGTGCCGCAGTCGATGCCGAGGAGGACCCGGCCGCGACGTCGGCGATGGCACAGCCCGTCGGTCTCATCTACCAGCAGGTCATCGACGGCGGCTTCACCGGCATCATCATCGACAACGCGTCCGCGCCCCATCGGGTCGTCTTCCCCACCGAGCTGCTGCAGCAGGCCCTCGATCAGGGCGATTCCGAGATGACGATCAAGGGCCTCGTCTCCGCGCCCCGTCAGTCCGACACCGCGGCGCGCATCGGCGAGGTGCTCGCGAAGAAGAAGGTGTGGGTCGCGGTGAGCGACGGCAGCACGGGAGCACCGGTCGGCATCGCCGAGGCGCACACCGCCGACGGCAAGCGGTTCCTGCAGGTGTTCTCGCACCCGCTCGAGGTCGTCGCCCTCGGCCGGGACGACCGGCCGATGCCGTTCGAGCCCGAGCAGCTCGCGAAGGTGCTGAGCAGCCACTCTGAGCTGGCCGGAGTGATCGTGGACTCCGCCGGTCCCTCGATCGCGGTGGAGCGGGACGCGCTCGCGCCGGTGATGGTGCTCGCCGTCGACCTGGAGGACTGA
- a CDS encoding pyridoxamine 5'-phosphate oxidase family protein yields MIRVLDEDQCFSLMASTTVARIGFLHDGRMEIIPVNFLVRDRLLTFRVSEDGILASLPEQPDVAFEVDHLDDLAGAAWSVLMSGRVEPIDPSEVNSGDAARTRPWAGGTRELWLRFVPERVSGRSVRRDYD; encoded by the coding sequence ATGATCCGTGTTCTCGACGAAGACCAGTGCTTCAGCCTGATGGCGTCCACGACCGTTGCGCGGATCGGGTTCCTGCACGACGGACGCATGGAGATCATTCCCGTCAACTTCCTGGTCCGTGATCGTCTCCTGACCTTCCGGGTCAGCGAGGACGGCATCCTCGCCTCGCTGCCGGAACAGCCCGATGTCGCCTTCGAGGTCGACCATCTCGACGACCTCGCCGGCGCCGCGTGGAGCGTTCTGATGAGCGGACGCGTGGAGCCGATCGATCCCAGCGAGGTGAACAGCGGCGACGCCGCCCGCACCCGCCCCTGGGCCGGCGGGACGCGCGAGCTCTGGCTGCGCTTCGTCCCCGAGCGCGTCTCCGGCCGCTCGGTGCGCCGCGACTACGACTAG